tgggtcaaagtcgatgccaagcattccaattttgactgatgcggagctaaaagatgtCTCTCAAAATTGGAAATGGCCGCACACTTTGTGCATCttgcataagtgaggaggatccaatcattctaaacctgcagaaggaacaattctgctttttagagagcccatttgtaattattggtcctagtgacattgggcaatttttgagaggagagatgttgaacgtagctcttatccatgtctacatgaggtgatgttcattatcttacaagttaggcattgttgtttaattgttttaataaccgaattattgacaaaattttcttattcgtgaatTTAGTGCGGCTtatgaggagctaaattcttgcgaacctccaataaaatttggatggttttgtcctgagtcgatttggGGTActaatgtgtaaatgatccagatgacgtcagagaatacattgagacttctttggctaattcccttgcatctaaacacacgttcattctggctccatatgtggaagagtaagttttatttttgaaattgaacttatcttttgatttttaagttcacataatctctaatttgttgattttaactttgcgtttgtagtttgcattggatacttttggtcatttgtcctttaacaaacattgtgcacgtcttcgactcattacaaaaacctcaaagcccgcctcacaacacaaaattcaaagcgttgttgaatgcgtacgtaatattaattattttaccaatttgatttaattaagtgttatatatgtatataaatagtattacttttcccatgcgtttcagcacaatgaaaaaagtgcgtggacaaatgggatcaacatccagagccacatttccgaaatggacaacaataaaggtacacaaattcgattttatgggtttttaagctttttttggactttcgcgcataaagtagctcaaacttggtttgttttgcataaaacttggcacacaacactatttggtatatattattgtgttgaagtggttagaattgaaaatcatagtcatatgctagaaattacgtgttaagttgcgattttaagggttttaaagcgtttttggcacttttgcgcataaagtagctcaaacttggtttgttttgcacgaaacttggcacacaacactatttggtatatattattatgttgaagtggttagaattgaaaatcatagtcatatgctagaaattacgtgttaagttgcgattttatgggcttttaagcgtttttggcacttttgcgcataaagtagctcaaacttggtttgttttgcacgaaacttggcacacaacactatttggtatatattattgtgttgaagtggttagaattgaaaatcatagtcatatgctagaaattacgtgttaagttgcgattttaagggtttttaagcgtttttggcactttagcgcataaagtagctcaaacttggtttgttttgcacgaaacttggcacacaacactatttggtatatattattgttttgaagtgattagaattgaaaatcatatgctagaaattacgtgttaagttgcgattttaagggtttttaagcgtttttggcacttttgcgcataaagtagctcaaacttggtttgttttgcacgaaacttggcacacaacactatttggtatatattattggattattattagtattaaacgaaaaaagaaaaaaaaaataccaactatttgctgcggtcaacccataaccgcaacaaataaagaagagtatttgctgcggtcagcctcaAAACTGCAACAAATACtcttctttatttgctgcggttatgtgttgaccgtagcaaataatgcccttttttgctgcggttttaaaccgcagcatttaaaataggccatctgctgctatcactaatgcttggggccaaaaccgcagcatattatggcaaaaaaaaccacagcaaatgaggttttttccactagtgtgaaattgattataataatttagAATTTTGGAATATTTAGATTTAAAAGAGAATGTAGAAAGTGAAAGTGGTAGaatcatatttaaaaatataaacatgACAAATTATATTTTGCACGAATTGTAGTGTGTaccaatttaaaaatattaaatatattttaatgatgGTACATGATTGTATTTGTCTACTGAAAAAAATACTATTCTCGTAAAATCCTATTGGATATGCTGAAAATCCCTTGACACGCTGTAAAACGCCAACTTGAGGAACTCTAAATCTCAACTTTGTAAGCAAATAGTAAACAAACCATATACACAACCCTAAAACCCTACTTGAGACATCCTAAATGTCTACTTTAGCTATCTTAAAACACCTGCTTAagatatcttaaatgtctatttgaGGTATACTAAATGTCTACTTGAGGTATCTTGAATTCCTACTTGAGGTATCCTAAATATCTACTTACTTAAGGTATACTAAATGTTTACTTGACATATTGTGAAACCCTACATGACGTATCCTAAATGCTTACTTGAGGTATTCTAAAATCCCACCAAGTAAGTGTATAGTActtacattatatatttttttttaaatactggGCCGACCCAATTAGAGACGATTTCTTCGTCTcgcataagaatttgtgtaaaataCATGTAAATTTATGCTTAAAAAATATAGTTCTATTAGAGTTAGAATCTCGTGTAATGCAAGTTGAGATTTAATACAATTTACACAtaataatacattcacttaatattatttaaatagaaaacataaacatattacttaaaatatatCTACACTTTTATATCAAATATGTGTAAACACTTGTATGAACAATTGaagatacaaaaaaaatatttcacgACTAACAAATGGGTCGCCTATTAAtagggaaaaaaaattagagacTAAATAAGGACAAAACACCCAAGTCAAATTGAAAATAGTTGTCAAAAAAATTTGATCTCcaacaatttattttctttaccaGCAATCTAAGTTCGACTATTTGCTTCTTCATATTATAAAACCCAGTTGTCATGGTATTTGGCTCTGGTAAAGCCTCCTTCATCATGTGGCAAAATTCATCATGCAACCTTTCGGAAATGCAATAATCGCTCTTTAGATTTGTTGAGCGACATATCATCGACATTTGTGTATATGTTTTGCATCAGGGATACAAGGAATTGTTTGTCGCATTTAGCATGTCGAAAAACTATCTCGCATGGGGATTTGGATCTTCAAGCAATTGCAAAGGCAAAGGTTCTTCTAAATGCACATCAATTTCTTCGATAAAAGTTTGGTATGTGTCAAGGAGTCTACTAGCAACAACATCATGCACCATATGCACATACATTAAGTTAtattcattattttgtataggtGAAAATAACTGCAATTCATCTGGGTGGGCCTAAAGTACGACTTTCATCAGGAAAGACATACAATGACATCTCCAAACGTAATAATTCTCCACAAAATCCCTCCGCATCAAATGTTCCCTAACTTCATTCAGACGTTTAAAGACACGATTTTTGCATTTCATACACGGACATCTAATCTCTACTACTTGACTATTACTGATTGCAAATTTCAAGAAAATTATATTCCTTGCATGAATTGTATATTATAAGCACCATTGATACGCCTTTTGTACATCCAATTTCTatcatttgataaaaatttATCCATTGCGCAAGCCTAAATTAAAAGTTTATGACTTTTTattagaattatatatatatatatatatatatatatatatatatatatatatatatatatatatgtatatatatatatatatatatgtatatatatatatatgtatatatatatatatatatatgtatatatatatatatatatatatatatatatatatgtatatatatatatgtatatatatatatatatatatatatatatatatatgtatatatatatatatatatatatatatatatatatatatatatatatatatatatatatatatatatatatatatatatatatacatatacatgtatatatatatatatacatgtatatatatatatatatatatgtatatatatatatatgtatatgtatatatatatatatatatatatatatatatatatatatatatatatatatatatatatatatatatatatatatatatatatatatatatatacatatatacatatatatatatatatatacatatatacatatatacatatatatatatatatatatatatatatatatatatatatatatatatatatatatatatatatatatatatatatatataagaaatgtaataattaaaataacatgtattaattaaacaacgtattattaaaataaaatgtaatactatattttaaaaaaattattattacgTACAtaagaatgaaatgttgttcttACGCAATACCAATTGtatgattttgtattttttttaaagaataatcAAATAGTTTTTTACACTTGTTTTCCTACTCGATCAATCGATTATATTTTCATCCGCTTAATTCCACCCGCATTTTATAGCCGAAAATTTCAAAAGTCCTTTAAAAGTTGGAAACTAAATATTAGTAGTGATTTAGTCGTTAGAGTattcaaattttgaatttgCCCATTGGAAAGAGATGGCGAGCATATGGAGCCCTGGTTTTGGTCGCCAATTGGTGACTGTTGAATAAATGGACCTTTAAAGATTAAGAACTGATCGTGGTTACCGTTGGGACTTTATTGGTTTGCTAATTAatcaacactagtggaaaaaaccttatatgTTGTGTatcatatgctgcggttttataaaAACGCAGCATAAAAGTAGTAGAAAAATTAGGCAAAATACtctattttcttaataaaatccCGCCTTTATGCATACAATAGATTCAAAACCcatgaaaatatattatttgttttcaaaacCTGCCTTACTTCGACATTTGCTCAtttctcttcatcttcttcaaccaATGAAAATCTgttgttcttcctcttcttcttcttcaacctttaacttcttcaaaaacccacgaaaattgttgttgtttttcttcttcaaaacccacgccATTGTTTTAGGGCCTCgttttttaagtataatttcttcttcaaaacccacgaaaattgttgttcttcttctttgtttttttagtttttcaagcttcatggtgttttagggcttagtttttgtatgctagttatgtgaatttCACTTATGTTTTTTGATGGTAATGGTATTCGTTGTTGTCTTCGTTTTTtaaggtatatattgttgttttcgTTTTTTGATGCAAGTTATGTGAATCTCATTTAGGTTTTGACAAATTGGTGTTTGAAGATTGGTATGTGAAGGTATGTGAAGCTACTTTTAGAAGCATACAATATGAGCGCTTTTTAAACAAtctaaggtataattttttcaaacttttagtttttcaagcttcatAGTAATTTAGGGTTTATTCAAGCTTCAACCTAATTTGGATATATGTTGTGTATGAGtttgtttttgtatatacgtatgaattttaaagtataagtttataaattGAATGTTGTGTATGAATTGGAATGTTgtatataagtttatttttgtgtAATATAAGTATGAAAtttaaagtataagtttataacttgaaatgttgtgtaAAATGTCATATATAAGTTatgtaagtataagtttataacttggaataTTGTGtatataagtttgtttttgtatgttgtaaatatgaatttcaaagtataagtttataagttgaatgttgtgtataatttgAATATTGTTTATAAGTACGATTGTAAGTATAcatttataacttaaaatgtcattgtgtataagttatataagtataagtttataacttgaaatgttgtgtatataagtttgtttttgtgtattataagtatgaatttcaaagtataagtttataacttggaatgttgtgtatataAGTTTGTTTTGCGTATAAAAGTATAAATGTTGGCGTTTAAGGCATTGTATAATTTGCAATGTTGTGTATAACTTAGATTGTTGTGTACAACTCATTTGCGTTTTGTAAGTAATTTATCCTCTTTCCCAataatgtttttaaatattCATAGTAGAAATCAAAATTGTTTGTGCTATGTGAATTTAAGTTCGTAATTCgaagtttgtttttgttatggatTAAATCACGGGTTGTGCTTTTAtgaattgtttttgttatgtgaATCTCATTTGAAATGTTGGTAATTTTAAAGTATAGTGCTTTTAtggatatataatataaataagaattatAGTATTGTACATGTATAAGTATGACTTTTAAAGTTTAAGGCATACtgaaattgtgttgtatttgGTTGCAAATTGTAGTAggttgtataagtatgaattttaaagtttaaggcatattatttttgttgtaatattaagCTTGGTATGCACAATAAATTTCTTATGTTTTGTGTTCTATGTAACTACAGTGTTAGATTGCGTTCCTTGACGTGCATCAAGTTATCAATGAAATGAAGGCCAAGTTAGATCGTTGAGTTTCAATTGAATTTTTGCGTAAGGTATTAGTAgattgtaaatatatatatatatatatatatatatatatatatatatatatatatatatatatatatatatatatatatatatatatatatatgtatgtatatatatatatatatatatatatgtatatatatatatatatatatatatatatatatatatatatatatatatatatatatatatatatatatatatatatatatatacatatgtatatatatatatatatacatatatatatatatatatatatatatatatatatatatatatacatatgtatatatatatatatatatatatatatatatatatatatatatatatatatatatacatatatatatatatatatatatatatatatatacatatatatatatatatatatatatatacatatatatatatatacatatatatatatatatatatatacttatatacatatatatatatatatatatatatatatatatatatatatatatatatatatatataatacatatatatatatatacatatatatatatatatacatatatatatatatatatatacatatatatataatatatatatacatatatatatatatatatatatatatatatatatatatatatatatacatatatatatatatacatatatatatatatatatacatatatatatatatatatatatatacatatatatatatatatatacatatatatatatatatatatacatatatatatatatatatatatatacatatatatatatatatatatatatatatatatatacatatatatatatatatatatatatatatatatatatatatacatatatatatatatatatatatgtatatatatatatatatatatgtatatatatatatatatatatatatatatatatatatatatatatatatatatatatatatatatatatatatatatatatatatatatataacattgtTAGATTGTAAATGTGTATATTTTCGCAATTGTATGTgtaaattacaattattgtaaaatatatattattatatgttaattttgagttgtatataatatatatatatatatatatatatatatatatatatatatatatatatatatatatatataaaagtgatGATTAATTTGGATGATGATTGCGGAAATATGGaatgattattagtgtaataattattatgtatatagttattaatatttAGTAGCGAATTAATATAAAAcgaaaagacaaaaaaaaaatgtgtgtggactatatgctgcggttctagtagaaccgcagcatatagtctctTATATACTGCGGAtttgaaccgcaacatataatattgtgtcataTGCTACTATCAAAAGTGTTGCgagtcaaaaccgcagcatataacggggataaaatcgcagcatataagCTTTTTTCCACTCGTGCAATTAATTCCATACTAATGCTTTCAACAACTATATTATTAGTCATGGGGgtgatttaatattattaaatcaTATTTAGCTCTTCGACTAAGGTTAATGAGGTTGAAATATGACCGTTGAGTGTACAATGCTATTAGTGGGTGTGTTAACCTTGAAAAGTCCCGTCTATTTACACTTAGGATAGTCCGAAAATATCTTTCTTAATGCAATGATACGTTCGTATCACACCATACCTTTCCATATCAAACACATGCCAAACACAACTCTAAACACATTTCTAATGTACaaattttatacatattatCACTAATGTGTGTTGATGATTATAGCCATAAGAAGACTTTGTAAAGATCTAAAAAAGGCCTATATTTCCAACAGTAACCAGTTAGGGACAAATTTTAGCGTCGTCAACTGGTGACTAAGAATTGCATTATAACCGTTAGGTAAGCTTTGGCGACTAAATAGGTCATTGGGACTCAATTTGATCGCCAGTAGGCGACTAAATGGGGACAAATGGTATGAGTCGCTTCACGCGACTTTAATATCCTTTATAATTGTTTGGTCGCAAGTTTTGGTGACTCATTTTTGCTAAGTGAGCAACTATAATCATCATTTCATTAGTTATTTATTGTTACATATACAACTACAAAAATGAATATAATTGAATCAATGATAATAATTTCATACTTTATTATATCCTATTACGTGAATTGttcattttatttgttaaaatttatttttgatatataattGTAGATAAGTCGTCAGGCTTTTTCAAATTATACTTGTGAGACtataatattacatttttatatttaatcccAAAGTCAGCGACGTATAGCAAGTCTAATTGAATAACAATCAACATCCATAGATCACAATAATCACAAGTAATTCAATTTGATAatgcaaaaaagaaaaaagaatataGATCAGCATCCACATATGCTCCACTTAAGATGTACACCGCCTTTGTTCCGAATGTTAAcatctaaaaaaatatagtcaaataaaattttgctttaatcttctaattaaatatgtttaaaatattttttttataattttcgattataaataatttaaaatatatataaccaaAATAATACACTATATTGtatgaaaaataaaacacaaattcttgtgagagacggtctctttgagagactaaTTGGGCCggttcaatatatatttttttaaatttttaagtagacattaaaactaatataagtagccatttaaaatattgtgagtaggtattaaggatacgataagtaggcgttaaaaataatataaatagccATTAAATTTTAGTGGGTTGGGCTTAAAAGACATCTCTCAaaaaaacaatctctaaaagaGACGATTTCTCAAGAGACTACCCGAATATAAAATGTAGTCCATATGATAATAGAATTGAGAAAGTATATGAATACTTGGCCCACATGCCATAAGGACACAAATGCAAAAGCAAAGCATCTACAAGAATCAATTTCATCTTTGAAAAAGCAAGCAAATGCAAAAGGGAATCTTGCATttgcttttataatttttgtagttttattacTCCCTTTTTTTTTAGCCTatttattttgctatatttttattttttttattgtgattcacattatttttctaatttttatttacatattttttttatctcatttacaattttattcCATTTATCAGGTAAATTACATATCTTTTTATCTCATTTCTCcttttacacaaattcttatataagACGATTTTACCGTGAGACATGCCttatacttgggttaaatagctcaactcaataataaaaacttttaacttatagaCATCCTGTTTTAAAGTCATCTCACCGTgatagtctcatacaagacggacTGCTCCTTTTGTTAGTTTGTATGAAATATATAATTGTTGCAAAAGTCACGAGACATACAAATGATAAGATAGAATGGCAAATATGGCCACTTGGAGGTGATCCGTCTTGTCTATTTCATGAGCAAAAGAGCCAATTGGTGACCATGTCGAAATGAAATAAAGAACCTTCAACATATatacaatacaataataaaaaaaagctaGATCATGGTTACCAATTGCAACTTTCAATAGCAATTGTCATACTACTATAAAACCCTTCATATGTCCAGATTCATAGAGTAAAAACTCTTTCTCTTCGattcaatttcttttatttactttttttttttattcaatttcaaTAGAACAGaaagagtaaaaaaaatatataagtaaGTATAATGATGGAAGAAATGTACTTAGATTATGTATTAGTTCCAGCAGGATTATTAGTGCTGGGCATATACCATATTTGGCTTCTATTTACCATAATTAGGCGTCCAACAACAACCGTCATTGGTCTTAATTCTTTCAGCCGTTACCAATGGGTTCACCATATGATGAAAGTTAGTCCcttttttcactttttatttatttatttatttacttattttccttttcatttGATAGAAGTATATTTTTGATTATGATCTACATTTTTGAAACGATAGTATGTAcgaaatttttttgttgattttatcgTTGTTGAAATGATTTGGTTTTTAAAAATGTAAAGGATATGTCCGCGAGTTTATTTCTCccatctttttttttcaatctaaaTGATGTTATGTTTAAGGTTAGATGTAATGTTAGATCAACTTTGTTATCAATCATTGAGAATAATCTCAATATGTGAattgtttaaaaagtttgattagaatttatttattttgggtaAACGAAAAAAGAGGAGAGTTGGGTGAGAATTGAATTCAACCTTACAATGTAATTTATGCGTTACtcattgtttatatttttgagtTTGCTATTAAAGGTGACATTTTGTGAggaaaaatgtcaatttcagTAGTAAATTCAAATGAACGCAAGAAATATTTCTTATTTAAGCTTTAATTTGTTTGatgatatttaaaaactaaatttaattaaattaggtgtatatcataatttttgttGTAATATTTGCCAAAAAATGAATCAATTCTAAAAGAGATcgtaaaattagaaaaagtgtagcttttttgaaataattaaatcgTACATTTCCtttcaaacaattttaaaaataaatgaattgatCATTGGACATCaccattagtttttttttaatgaattgttAGGTTGCATTATCTATTTGTGGACATACTCTAAAACTTAATGCATCAATTTCATATTGTAGTCCCGATTCTATCATCATAAAAAgatacatataataaaataactaagACAAATAATTGTTACGTTGTTGTAGTCAAGCATACATCACGACATATGCAATTAGTTTTGTTAAGATTGCTTGTAGAAGTAATATATAGTACTAAAATATTTGGAATGGATGCATAACAGTAGAGATGGCAAAATGGGCGGACGGGTGTGACATATCCTCTGTCATATTCATACTCATCATCTACCCATCTCTATGACAGAGAATCACAATTACATCTATAAAATTGTAACAATAGCTAGCACttcaaatatttttcataaGCAATTCAATTAAACAATGTAGTCTAGCAACTTCAGTAAGGCGAGTATCAATAGTAATCAAACACATAATCTCTTATTACATTAACTTCTAATATTATATTTAGAACTCAAATTAACTAAAATCTTGACATAACGTGCAGGAACCAGGAAAAAACGGAGTATTGGCAGTACAAACCATACGAAACAACTTAATGGCATCAACACTATTAGCAACAATAGCAATAACACTAAGTTCCCTAATTAGTGCCGTAGTTAGCAGCTCAAACAATTCTCTAATTTTCACAATCCACACATCCAAATACTTCTCAGTATTAGTATGTTTCCTTATAGCCTTCTTCTGCAATATGCAGAGCACCCGATACTACGCTCATGTTAGTTTCTTGCTCAATGTACCTTCGTACGAATGCGAAGATCGACAAGAGTTTATCGAGTATGTGGCCCAACAATTGAACCGCGCTTGCTTATTTTGGTCACTCGGCTTGCGGGCTTTTTACTTCTCTTTTCCTCTTCTTTTGTGGATATTTGGGGCTATTGCTATGTTGGGTTGTAGTTGTTTGATGGCTGTTTTgctata
This genomic stretch from Amaranthus tricolor cultivar Red isolate AtriRed21 chromosome 9, ASM2621246v1, whole genome shotgun sequence harbors:
- the LOC130824187 gene encoding uncharacterized protein LOC130824187, whose amino-acid sequence is MMEEMYLDYVLVPAGLLVLGIYHIWLLFTIIRRPTTTVIGLNSFSRYQWVHHMMKEPGKNGVLAVQTIRNNLMASTLLATIAITLSSLISAVVSSSNNSLIFTIHTSKYFSVLVCFLIAFFCNMQSTRYYAHVSFLLNVPSYECEDRQEFIEYVAQQLNRACLFWSLGLRAFYFSFPLLLWIFGAIAMLGCSCLMAVLLYFLDTASSSPRFLHSRDLFENKNRIADIESAANSVRSIWSEDSSNLQCSLLEGTKPNSISDIVLPSGR